The Corynebacterium callunae DSM 20147 genomic sequence GAAAAGGGAAAACGTTTGGCAACCGTGTTCGTAGCGCGCCCAAATACCCTTTAGGTCCACTTCAAGTAACGGCTGTTGTGGCGATAACATAACCATCGCGCAACACCCACTTGCCGGAGATAAACGGCACTGGCGTTGGTCGCACCAACAAATAAGACACAAAAGTGCCATCGTCGCGTAGATCAATTTCTGCTTGCTCAAAGCCTAACCAGCGATGAGTAAGCGGGAACCACGCTTTATAGGTTGCTTCCTTGGCACAGAAGAGCAACCGATCAGCGCACTCGATGCCCATATCTTCCAGCCTTTTCAGCTGTGGCAATTCGCCCACGCGGGCAATTGATCCCAACACGTCCTTGGGCAAAGGTTCCGCTGGTTCTGCATCTAAGCCCATGGAGCGCACCAGCAAACGTGGTGCTACGACTGCGGCCCGGAAACCATCGGTGTGGGTTAGCGATCCCGAAACTGAAGATGGCCACAGTGGCATTCCCCGTTCGCCTCTTAAAATCGGTTCGCCTTTATCTCTGCCAAGTTGGGAAAGTGCCTGGTGTGCGCACCAGCGAGCATCGCCAAATTCTGCTTTGCGAATATCCACCGAGTGCGCCACCAACGCCTTTTCCAAGGGATGCAGGCGGTGGAAATTATCTAGGTTTGCGCCTTTTTCAGCAGTCTTAATGAAGGAGAAGCGTGCTGAACTTGGGAATAGCGATTCATCCAGCATTTTCCACCTCCATTACTGGGACTGGCCACACGTGGCCACTTCCCCATCGTTCCCACTCACGTGGGTATCCCAAAGACACCTCAATGTGCTTAATGCCATTGATGGTGGTTGTACCAGGCATATGCAAATGCCCATAAATCACAGCCTGTGCTTGATAACGCTCAGCCCAACCGCGGGTGTGCCTCGTTCCACACCACAAGGCAAGCTCCTGCCAGCGCATTTGCTGGGTAGGTTCCACCACTAAAGGCCAGTGATTAATCAGAATAGTTGGCCCATTAGTTTTGCTCAGGCGTTTGATGGAATAAGCCAATCGATCCCAACACCACGCTCGAATATCCACAAATGGCGCGATAGAAAATTCATCAGTCATCATTACTTGACGATCTCTAGCCGCCTGAATGGCTTGTTCCACCGTAAAGCCAGGACGACGGAAAGAATAATCATAAAGCGTAAAGAGAGGCACAATAGTCACTCCCCCAAAGGTGAGATAAGGATCTTCGGGAGTTAAGACATCAATTTTGCGGCAGCCATCTACTAATTCCGTATATTTATCCCGGCCTTGGTGACGATCAGCGGAGCGGGAAAATAATTCATGATTTCCCGGCACCCAAATAACCTTGGCAAATCGACGTCGCAGACGCGCCAACACTTCCAACACCAATTCGGTACGTTCTGCAACGTCTCCAGCCACAATAAGCCAGTCTGAGGGATCTCGTGGTTGAATCTTCGCTATTGCATCTGCATTAGCTTTTACCGCTGCATGGAGATCAGCAACCGCCCAAAGTGTTGTGGTCACCGTTCACCTCTACCTTCACCACGCAGTTTCTCACCACGTGCATTCCCAGCGTGCCCCAAATTTTTAGCACATAACTTTTGTCCATTATGCCTTGCTTCAGGCACAGATGTTTTATGTACGCGCCCATTTCATCGATTGGAATCTGATTACCACTGCCACCAGGCGAATAAGAATAAAGGCCAGCAGACCACACCACACGCCAGTCAAGCCGGCGCCGATAGCATAAGCGATCCACACGCCTGGCAAAAAGCCCAGCAAAACTGCAGCGATAGAAGCATTACGCAAGAATACGGCATCTGAGGCACCCAATAAGACGCCATCGATTGCAAAAACAATGCCACCCAATACGATCATTAAAACCATGATCCACCAGGGGGTAGCAATGGCATCAAGCACCTGGGCATCGGTACTAAAAATACGCGAAATCTGTTGTTGAAATAGCGCAAAAATTACACCTAAGGCCACTGCAAAGACCATCGAATATCCAATAACTTTAAGACCAACAGTCCGCGCAACTTGGGCACTTTTCGCTCCCAGTGCAGCGCCGGTAAGAGTTTGGGCAGCTATAGCCAAAGAGTCCAAAACTAAGGTGATGAAATTCCACAGCTGCAGCAAAATCTGGTGGCCTGCTAGAGAGGCTGTGCCAAAGCGCGCCGCCACCGCTGCTGCAGAGATAAAGGCCACTTGGAAAGACAGGGAGCGCAAAATAAGATCGCGCCCCATTGTCAGCTGCTGCCGCATCACGGTCCATTGAGGACGCCATGGCCCTTGATGGTTTTTAAATAATGCAATCAGGAACAACGAGGCAGTTATGGACTCTGCCACCACATTGGCCCAGGCCGAGCCAATGAGCCCAAAATGTGAGACCAAAACCGGAATGAGAATAGCTCCCGGAATCACGCCCGCCAAGGTGAAATACAGGGGTAATCGAGTGTTTTGAATTCCCCGCAACCACCCATTTCCCGCCATGACGATCAGTACCAGTGGAACCGCAATGGCCGCCACTCGCAACCACTGCGCTGCAGCCTGAGCAACTTCTTTGTTGCCACTGAGCCAAAAACTAAATAGCGGTGCCCCAGCCAACATGATGCAACTAATAAGGAGTCCAACAAAAATGGCCACCCAGGTCGCTTGGACCCCTTCGGCTATGGCTTCTTTTTTCTTTCCGGCACCAAAAAGGCGTGAAGCACGCGCTGTAGTTCCATAGGACAGGAAAGTTAACTGGGTAGTTATCTGGGCTTGGATGGTGGTTGCAGCGCCTAGAGCTGCTAACTCAAAACCACCCAAACGCCCCACTACAGCAGTATCAAGCAGCAAATAAAGCGGCATTGCTGCCAGCACACCTAAGGCTGGAAAAGCCAGGCCAAAGATTTGACGTGCGGTTACCGTATTTGTTGCAGTTGGGCTCATCTTTAATTGGTAGCTGGGCTGGTTCGCTGCAGGGACTCACCCAAAGTAACGGTGGCGGAAATAAGAGTATCCAAGGCCTCAAATTCCGAGCCACGAGCAGTATAACCAGCAGCTGGGATATGGCCGCCTCCACCCAGGTGCACTGCCAAATGTCCCACGCTTAATTGCGCAGAACGTAGGGAAACAGTGAATTCACCCGGAGTATATTCCTTAAATACCGCACCAAAATCGGCGCCATCAACTGCGCGAACCATTTCAATGAGTCCCTCAACGACAGCCTTGGAACGGCCATTGATGGTGTCATAATCTGCCACCAAAACCGCCAAGGTATAAGGGCCAGCTTGGTGCAATTCAATTTTGGAAATGATTTGGCCCACCAAGCGTAGATCATCCACAGAGGTCTGATCCAAAAGCTCTGCCGAAATGGAACGGATATTCAGGCCAAATTCCATCAGCTCTTTGGCCATATCATGCATAATTGGCCTACCCCACCTAAAGCAGGCGGTATCAGTTAACAGACCAGCATAAAGACCATGGGCAATATCTGGTGTGATCTGGATTGATAGAGAATCAAACCACTCATACAAAATTGTGGTGGTGGATTCAGCCTCAATATCAAGCAGATTAACCTTGGCAAAACCAGGGTTGGTGGCATGGTGATCCACCACGATCGTGGACTCCGCACGAGCTGTAAGAGCCTCTTGGAAGGCGCCGGTGCGCTCGATTGAGCCACAATCACACACCACATAGAGATCTGATTCTGGCAGGCTGGTGCCAAATTGAACCTCTGCAGCACCTGGGATAGTGAGCAGATTCTCTGGCATCGGATCTTCTTGCCCAATGTAGCCCTGAGCATCTTTGCCCATTTGGCGCAGTGCCGAAACTGTTGCGCATACGCTGCCAATGGCATCAGCATCTGGACGCAAATGTCCAATGACACTTACGGTCTGAGCTGCTTCAAGCAGCTGTGCTGCTTGGTGAAATTCCGATTTCAGAGACACGTCAATTAGGCCTTTGGTTCTTCGTCTACTTCAGTCTTATAAGGATTTGGATCGCCAGCAGGAACTGCAGATTCCTTAAGCTTTGCCAATTCCTCATCGCGCTTACGAGCGCGTTCCAGCAATGCTTCCATATGCGCAGATGCCTCTGGCACGGTGTCAAGGCGGTAGGTCATGGTTGGGGTAAAACGCACGCCCAACTGTTCTCCTACGAGCTTGCGGAGTTGTCCCTTGGCACGGTGCAACGCTTCTGCAGCTGCTTCGTGGTCTGGCTTATCCTCGATGGTTGCGCCGCGGACGGTGTAAAAAACGGTCGCGTCATGCAGGTCGCCGGTCATGGTGACGTCAGTGATGGTGACAAACTCCAGACGACGGTCTTTAATCTCACGCTCAATGGCGCTGGCAACAATGGTCTGAATGCGCTTAGCCATTCGAGCTGCGCGTGCGGTATCCACCATATGGACCACTTCCTTAATCTTTTATTCTTAGTAATTCCTGAAAAATTCTACCTTGCAGAGCCAACAAATGAATAAGCGTCTGGGCCGAAACCACTCAAAAAATTAGTGCAAGGTATAAGCCGGTTCCTTAACAAATCTCCCCTTTCCCCAGGAACCACAGGGAAAGTTAAAAATCGGGCTTATTGGGCGGGCAAGAACTGCCTCCCAATAAGCCCGATCTTTATGATCTTTTAGTTCCGCTTAGCTTTCGCGGGGAACCTCAACCATTTCATAAACTTCGATCTTGTCATCTACGGAGATGTCTGGGTAGGACAGAACCATGCCGCACTCATAACCTGCAGTGACCTCGGTGACGTCATCCTTCTCGCGACGCAGGGATTCGATCTTCGCGTTTTCGGCAACAACGTTGCCATCGCGGGTGATACGAACGGTTGCGTTGCGGCGAACCTTGCCGTCCTCGACCATACAACCTGCAATGAGGCCAATGGAGGAAGCCTTGAAGAGTGCACGGATCTCAGCGTGGCCGATAACGCGCTCTTCGTAGATTGGCTTGAGCATGCCCTTAAGAGCAGCCTCAACTTCTTCAATCGCACGGTAGATGACGGTGTAGTAACGAACATCTACGCCCTCAGCATTAGCTTCTTCAGTTGCCTTGCCCTCAGCGCGAACATTGAAAGCAATGATCACAGCGTCGGAAGCGGCAGCCAAGGAAACGTTGGTCTGAGTAACTGCACCTACACCACGGTCAATGATGTTGAGCTGGACTTCATCATCCATCTCGATCTTGAGCAGTGCTTCTTCCAGTGCTTCAACAGAACCAGCGTTGTCACCCTTAAGAATAAGGTTGAGGTTGCTGTGTTCCTTGAGTACTGCATCGAGGTCCTCGAGGGAAACGCGCTTGCGGGAGCGAGCTGCCATTGCATTACGCCTACGAGCATTACGCTGGTTGGCGATCTGACGGGCAATACGGTCATCTTCCACAACCAAGAGGTTGTCGCCAGCGCCAGGAACGCCGTTAAGGCCCTGGACCTGAACTGGACGGGAAGGACCAGCTTCTTCCACATCGCGACCGTATTCGTCAACCATACGACGAACGCGACCATAAGCGTCACCGGCGACAATGGAGTCACCAACACGCAAGGTACCGCGCTGGACGATAACAGTTGCAACTGGGCCACGACCGCGGTCGAGGTGAGCTTCAATTGCGACACCCTGTGCATCCATTTCTGGGTTAGCAACAAGGTCTAGCTCAGCGTCAGCAGTCAAGCAGATAGAAGCCAGCAAGTCATCGATGTTGGTACCCATCTTTGCAGAGATGTCAACGAAGATGGTGTCGCCACCGTACTCTTCTGGAACCAATCCGTATTCAGTCAGCTGACCGCGGATCTTATCAGGGGAAGCACCTGGCTTATCAATCTTGTTCACTGCAACGACGATTGGTACATCGGCTGCCTTAGCGTGGTTGATTGCTTCAACAGTCTGTGGCATAACGCCGTCATCTGCTGCAACAACAAGAACCGCGATATCGGTGGACTTTGCACCACGGGCACGCATTGCGGTGAAGGCCTCGTGACCTGGGGTATCAAGGAAGGTAATGGTGCGCTCGTCGCCTTCAACATCAACCTTGACCTGGTATGCACCAATGCCCTGGGTAATGCCACCAGCTTCGCCGGAGCCCACATTTGCCTTACGGATGGTATCCAGCAAACGAGTCTTACCATGGTCAACGTGACCCATGACGGTGACTACTGGAGGACGCTTAGCAAGGTCATCCTCGCCGCCTTCGTCTTCACCGAACTGCAGATCGAAGCTTTGAAGAAGCTCACGATCCTCGTCCTCTGGGGAGACAACCTGAACCTTGTAGTTCATTTCATCGCCCAACAGCATCAAGGTTTCGTCAGAAACAGATGCGGTTGCGGTGACCATTTCGCCAAGGTTGAACAATGCCTGGACCAATGCTGCTGCATCTGCGCCGATCTTCTCAGCGAAGTCAGACAGCGATGCACCACGTGCAAGACGGATTGCCTCGCCACGGCCATCTGGCAAGCGTACGCCGCCGATGACGTTTGGTGCCTGCATTGATTCGTATTCATTGCGCTTTTGACGCTTGGACTTGCGCCCACGACGAGGAGCGCCACCTGGACGTCCGAATGCACCTGCGGTGCCGCCACGACGTCCGCCGCGACCTGCGCCACCGGCTGCTCCGCCGCCGCCACTGCCACCACGGTTAAATCCGCCTTGGCCGCCGCCAGCGTTTCCGCCGCGTCCACCCTTGCCGCCAGCTGCCTTAGCAGGCATCTGACCTGGGGTCGGAGGCATCATTGCTGGTGATGGACGACGTCCGCCACCTTGACGCTCCTGGGAACCTGCACCCTGAGATGCATTACCCTGTGGGCGTGCGCCACCCTGTGGACGAGGACCGCCGGAACCAGCGCCTGGACGCTGTCCACCACGGTTGCCCTGGCCACCTTGGCCTTCACGCTGACCTTCACGTTGTCCACCTGGACGTCCGCCACCCTGCGGGCGGTTTCCGCCGCCGGGACGAGGAGCGCCACCTGGACGAGGAGCTGGACGCTCGCTGCCACCGGTGGAGAATGGGTTATTTGCTACACGAGGTGCACGAGCGCCTGGCTTTGGAGCTGGCTTGCCCATTGGGCGTGGCATTGCACCTGGACGTGGAGCTTCGGATGCAGGCTTAGCTGCATCAGTCTTCTTTGCCGCTTCACCTGGGGTTGGTGCGGAGAAGGTTGGCTTTGCAGCTGGTGCTGGCTTTGCAGCTGGTGCTGGCTTAGCAGCTGGTGCAGGCTTTGCCGTAGCTGGCTTAGGTGCAGCAGCAGGCTTTGCAGCTGGTGCAGGCTTTGCCGTAGCTGGCTTAGGTGCAGCAGCAGGCTTTGCAGCTGCAGCTGGCTTTGGAGTTGGCTTTGCGGAAGGTACTGCTCCAGGGGTTGGGGCAGGCTTCTTTTCGGCGCCTGGCTTAGGAGCAGAAGCTCCTGACTTAGGGCCGGGGGTTGCTGATTTTTCAGCAGAATTTGGAATTACGGCGGACTTTTCAGAACCGTTCGATCCGTAGTGTTCCTTCATCTTTTTTACCACCGGGGGTTCAATGGTTGAAGATGCGGTTTTAACAAACTCGCCTTTGTCTTTAAGTGTGGCAAGTAGTTCCTTGCTGGTAATACCGAGCTGCTTTGCGAGCTCGTGTACACGTAGCTTTCCGGGCACTTCTCTCCTCTAGTTTTTGCTAGAGAATCGAAGGCCCATGAAAGGGTCCCTGATCTCTAGCGGTGGTTATTGACGTTCATCGCTGATGCTTCATCGTGTGCTCATCAGTGTTCAGTCTTCCTTATAAATATCGGGTCCGGCGGCTGTTCCCGCCAGGTACGTGCGTACGTGACCTGTATCCACTTTCGTGGACACCCTTAGCGCTCTGCCAAAGGCACGACGCTGTTCAGCAAGGTCCAATGCGGCAATGGAGGGTGTCAACCATGCTCCCCTTCCCTGCATCCGACGATTCGGATCAGGAAGGATCACTCCGGGGTTATCCCGGTCTTCAACTACACGTAGCAAGGCCGTATCAGGCTGGTGCTCGCGAGTAGCGATGCAGGTTCGGATCCGGATTGTTGCGCTTTTTAAAGATTCCACATGTGCAGATACTTCAGCATCTGTTTGGTGAATCTCTGGCATTCAATCCCTTTCGCATTTAGCACTTAAATAATGTCCGATCGGACACATATCCTCAGCCCGCATATGGGCCTTGTTCAATGTTACGCTATCTGACCCCAAAATTGGAACCCGCTTGGTATTTAAACCAAGCGGGTTCCTTTTTAAGAGCGTCAAAAGATGCTTTTCGACGCCGCCCTTGCAGGGCTATTTAGGCATCAAGATCGGAGTGAATGTCGATCTTCCAACCGGTAAGACGTGCAGCAAGACGGGCATTTTGACCCTCTTTGCCGATCGCCAAGGACAGCTGGTAATCAGGTACAACCACACGCGCAGTCTGTGCTTCTGCGTCGGTGATTTCCACGTTCACAACCTTGGAGGGAGCTAGTGCATTTCCCACAAAAGTTGCAGGATCCTCGGAGAAATCGATGATGTCGATCTTCTCGCCACCAAGTTCGCGCATGATATTGGAAACACGCTGACCGCGTGGTCCGATGCAAGCGCCCTTAGCGTTGAGATTCTTCACGGTTGCCTGCACAGCAACCTTGGAACGGTGGCCGGCTTCGCGAGAAATTGAAACAATTTCTACGGAACCATCAGCAACCTCAGGGATTTCCAGTTCAAAAAGGCGACGAACCAACTCTGGGTGGGTACGGGACAGATTGATCTGAATTCCGGTGGTGCCTTTACCAACGCCAACAACGTAGCTCTTGATACGGTCGCCGTGCTTGAGCTTTTCACCTGGGATTTGTTCTGCTGGAAGCAGAATGCCGTCCTGGTTGTCAGCTTCGGTGCCCAATTGGACCACGATGATGCCGCGCTCTGCAGCGCGAGCATCAGCCTGTACGATGCCAGAAACGACAGTGCCTTCGTAGTCTGCATAAGCATCAAAGGCGCGGGATGCTTCTGCTTCGCGGAGCCTCTTTACGATGGCATCACGAACTGCGCGGGCGCTGATGCGTCCGAAGTTATCTGGAGTGCCGTCATATTCGGAGGAGATTTCTCCATCCTCGTCGAATTCGGTAACGATGACAGCGACGGCGCCGGTGGAGGTATCGATGTCCACGCGTGCTCTGGAATTTTCATCTACCTCAGATTCGCGGTTATCCAAGTAGGAGTGCAAAAGTGCGCTCGCAATGGTGCGGACCAGATCTGAGACGGGAATTCCCTTTTCAGACTCAATGGCTTTTAGAGCCTGGACATCAATATTCACTTGTCTTCCTCTCAAGCATCCACCGCATTCTTTAAGCGGTGGCTTCGTCGAATGTGCTATCCGCGAGGTCTAGTTCTTCCTGCGCAGGTTTCGCGAATTCAATTTCTACCACTGCTTGGGGTGAATTTGCTAATTCTAGAACTGTGACCTCCAGCAACTTCTTGTTTCTGGTGATGAGTACAACAGCAGTTTCATCTTCGTTGAGGGCACCAATGCGCGCCACTCGCTTTTTGCCATCTTCAGTTAAAGCGACAAGACGGCCACGATTTCGACGCCAGTGGCGTGGCTCGGTCAAAGGATTATCCACACCCGGGGTAGAAACCTCAAGCGTATAACCCGCCCCAAAACTTAAGTCACCGCGCGCTTCGGCGGCGTCGAAAAGCTCCCCAATTTCTTGACTGACAACCTCGAGCAAATCAAGGTCAGGGCGTTGATCGGAATCTAGTTTGATTGCCACTGCGGACTTTGGGCCTGCTTTGTTCACGCGCAGACCTTCAATATCAAGGTGATGTGATGCTGCAAGCGGAGCGATCAACGCGGTGAGTTCTTCACTGGTAGGAAATGCCATGTCTAAAGGATAACCTGACTCAAACCCTTTGCTTAGCATTAGACTATTAATCCATGCACGTGCGCACTAAATCTTTCCTAGGCATTTCTTTGCTGGCAGCCACCCTAAGTGGCTGTACGCCCTCCCCCGATCCAGATCCGGTTTTGGTTGAGATGTTGCAGGATGCGCAATTGGATGCACAAGCTTTGGCTGATTCTGCCCCGGAGGTAGCCACTTTAAGGACAAAGCATGCCACTGAAATTCAAGCTGAAATTGAGCGCCAATGTGGCTTTGATGATGACGGAAATGTTCCCGATTCCTGTGCCGTGGCGCTCACTGACATTGGCGCAGCCCCAGCAGCTGATGCACAAAGCTATATTCTGGAAAGTCAATCCCTGATCCTGGATAAATTAGATGAGATTCCATCAGATTCAGTGTCTTTAATCAGTGGTCAATATATTGACCAAGCGCCTTTTGTGGAGACCGAATCAGAAGCACAGTTGCCCGCCGATCTGGCTTTGACAGATGCAGAGAGCTCAGTAGCTAAAGAACTGCTGGAGCGCGAATATGCTGCAGCTTGGGCCCTGGGAGTAGCACTTGCTTACGCCTCCTCCGAGCAACAATCTGCAATTGAAACAGCAATTAGCAATCATCAACAGCGTGCCAGCCTGTTGAGCTCAATCTTGGGCGAAGTTTCCGATAGTGAATTTTCCCCTGGTTACCGCAGTGAAATGCCCGAACCTACCGACGCTCCCTCCGCACTTACAGCAGTAGAAACAGTGCAGGATAATGCAGTAGCCGCTTGGCACGCTGCGGCTGCTGCCGCCACCACCGATTCTTGGCGCGTTTTTTGCACTGAAATGGCTGGCGCAACCGCCAGCGAAATCTAAAAAATAACGCTTTTCGACGCCGCCCCGCGGGTTGCCACTTGGCCACCCCGGGGCGGTTTTGCTGTTTTTTGCGCAATCGATTTCTATACCCCCACCTGCCAACACTAAATTATTTACACCCTTTCAGGGGTGAGCTAGATATCGATTAATCGACAGGTATACTGATAGAATTCTCAGGGTTGATGGAAACTCCCAGCTCAAATCCAAGAAGCTGTGATTTTTGTTAATTTTTGCTTACAAACATGTGCATTGTAGATCTCGACTGGGTTTTGTTGTGACCCACATCGCACATACTATTTAAACCACCAGAGCCCACAAGGTGAGACAATCCTGGTGGACTACTCATAACAACGGAGGTCAATCATGACTTTGAAGAAGTCTCTCGCCGTTACTACGGCAGCTGCACTTGCACTCAGCCTCGCTGCTTGCTCCTCGGATTCCTCATCCGAAGGAGAATCAGCAGGTGGCGAGGGTGAAGCCAACTACATCCTCGTAAATGGCACCGAACCTCAAAATCCACTAGTCCCAGGTAATACCAACGAAGTTGGCGGCGGACGTATCGTCGACAGCATCTTTGCTGGCCTGGTTTATTATGATGTGGACGGCTCTCCGGTAAATGACGTCGCAGAGTCCATCGAACTTGAAGGTGACAAGACCTATCGCGTCACCCTGAAGGATGGACAGACCTTCACCGACGGTACCCCAGTCAAGGCAGAGAACTTCGTCAACGCATGGAACTACAACGTTGCCAATGCCACCCTCTCCTCCTACTTCTTTGAGTCCATCCTGGGCTACGAAGAGGGCAAGGAATCCATGGAGGGCCTCAAGGTCATTGATGACAAGACCTTCACCATTGAGCTCAACCAGCCAGAAGCTGACTTCCCACTACGTCTGGGTTACTCCGCCTTCTACCCACTTCCTGATTCCGCATTCACCGACATGGATGCTTTCGGCGAGAACCCAGTGGGCAATGGCCCATACAAGCTTGCTGAGTGGAACCACAA encodes the following:
- a CDS encoding 4'-phosphopantetheinyl transferase family protein yields the protein MLDESLFPSSARFSFIKTAEKGANLDNFHRLHPLEKALVAHSVDIRKAEFGDARWCAHQALSQLGRDKGEPILRGERGMPLWPSSVSGSLTHTDGFRAAVVAPRLLVRSMGLDAEPAEPLPKDVLGSIARVGELPQLKRLEDMGIECADRLLFCAKEATYKAWFPLTHRWLGFEQAEIDLRDDGTFVSYLLVRPTPVPFISGKWVLRDGYVIATTAVT
- the rimP gene encoding ribosome maturation factor RimP, with product MAFPTSEELTALIAPLAASHHLDIEGLRVNKAGPKSAVAIKLDSDQRPDLDLLEVVSQEIGELFDAAEARGDLSFGAGYTLEVSTPGVDNPLTEPRHWRRNRGRLVALTEDGKKRVARIGALNEDETAVVLITRNKKLLEVTVLELANSPQAVVEIEFAKPAQEELDLADSTFDEATA
- a CDS encoding DUF4439 domain-containing protein — protein: MHVRTKSFLGISLLAATLSGCTPSPDPDPVLVEMLQDAQLDAQALADSAPEVATLRTKHATEIQAEIERQCGFDDDGNVPDSCAVALTDIGAAPAADAQSYILESQSLILDKLDEIPSDSVSLISGQYIDQAPFVETESEAQLPADLALTDAESSVAKELLEREYAAAWALGVALAYASSEQQSAIETAISNHQQRASLLSSILGEVSDSEFSPGYRSEMPEPTDAPSALTAVETVQDNAVAAWHAAAAAATTDSWRVFCTEMAGATASEI
- the rbfA gene encoding 30S ribosome-binding factor RbfA, whose translation is MVDTARAARMAKRIQTIVASAIEREIKDRRLEFVTITDVTMTGDLHDATVFYTVRGATIEDKPDHEAAAEALHRAKGQLRKLVGEQLGVRFTPTMTYRLDTVPEASAHMEALLERARKRDEELAKLKESAVPAGDPNPYKTEVDEEPKA
- the nusA gene encoding transcription termination factor NusA, with amino-acid sequence MNIDVQALKAIESEKGIPVSDLVRTIASALLHSYLDNRESEVDENSRARVDIDTSTGAVAVIVTEFDEDGEISSEYDGTPDNFGRISARAVRDAIVKRLREAEASRAFDAYADYEGTVVSGIVQADARAAERGIIVVQLGTEADNQDGILLPAEQIPGEKLKHGDRIKSYVVGVGKGTTGIQINLSRTHPELVRRLFELEIPEVADGSVEIVSISREAGHRSKVAVQATVKNLNAKGACIGPRGQRVSNIMRELGGEKIDIIDFSEDPATFVGNALAPSKVVNVEITDAEAQTARVVVPDYQLSLAIGKEGQNARLAARLTGWKIDIHSDLDA
- the infB gene encoding translation initiation factor IF-2 yields the protein MPGKLRVHELAKQLGITSKELLATLKDKGEFVKTASSTIEPPVVKKMKEHYGSNGSEKSAVIPNSAEKSATPGPKSGASAPKPGAEKKPAPTPGAVPSAKPTPKPAAAAKPAAAPKPATAKPAPAAKPAAAPKPATAKPAPAAKPAPAAKPAPAAKPTFSAPTPGEAAKKTDAAKPASEAPRPGAMPRPMGKPAPKPGARAPRVANNPFSTGGSERPAPRPGGAPRPGGGNRPQGGGRPGGQREGQREGQGGQGNRGGQRPGAGSGGPRPQGGARPQGNASQGAGSQERQGGGRRPSPAMMPPTPGQMPAKAAGGKGGRGGNAGGGQGGFNRGGSGGGGAAGGAGRGGRRGGTAGAFGRPGGAPRRGRKSKRQKRNEYESMQAPNVIGGVRLPDGRGEAIRLARGASLSDFAEKIGADAAALVQALFNLGEMVTATASVSDETLMLLGDEMNYKVQVVSPEDEDRELLQSFDLQFGEDEGGEDDLAKRPPVVTVMGHVDHGKTRLLDTIRKANVGSGEAGGITQGIGAYQVKVDVEGDERTITFLDTPGHEAFTAMRARGAKSTDIAVLVVAADDGVMPQTVEAINHAKAADVPIVVAVNKIDKPGASPDKIRGQLTEYGLVPEEYGGDTIFVDISAKMGTNIDDLLASICLTADAELDLVANPEMDAQGVAIEAHLDRGRGPVATVIVQRGTLRVGDSIVAGDAYGRVRRMVDEYGRDVEEAGPSRPVQVQGLNGVPGAGDNLLVVEDDRIARQIANQRNARRRNAMAARSRKRVSLEDLDAVLKEHSNLNLILKGDNAGSVEALEEALLKIEMDDEVQLNIIDRGVGAVTQTNVSLAAASDAVIIAFNVRAEGKATEEANAEGVDVRYYTVIYRAIEEVEAALKGMLKPIYEERVIGHAEIRALFKASSIGLIAGCMVEDGKVRRNATVRITRDGNVVAENAKIESLRREKDDVTEVTAGYECGMVLSYPDISVDDKIEVYEMVEVPRES
- a CDS encoding MATE family efflux transporter, with amino-acid sequence MSPTATNTVTARQIFGLAFPALGVLAAMPLYLLLDTAVVGRLGGFELAALGAATTIQAQITTQLTFLSYGTTARASRLFGAGKKKEAIAEGVQATWVAIFVGLLISCIMLAGAPLFSFWLSGNKEVAQAAAQWLRVAAIAVPLVLIVMAGNGWLRGIQNTRLPLYFTLAGVIPGAILIPVLVSHFGLIGSAWANVVAESITASLFLIALFKNHQGPWRPQWTVMRQQLTMGRDLILRSLSFQVAFISAAAVAARFGTASLAGHQILLQLWNFITLVLDSLAIAAQTLTGAALGAKSAQVARTVGLKVIGYSMVFAVALGVIFALFQQQISRIFSTDAQVLDAIATPWWIMVLMIVLGGIVFAIDGVLLGASDAVFLRNASIAAVLLGFLPGVWIAYAIGAGLTGVWCGLLAFILIRLVAVVIRFQSMKWART
- a CDS encoding YlxR family protein, with protein sequence MPEIHQTDAEVSAHVESLKSATIRIRTCIATREHQPDTALLRVVEDRDNPGVILPDPNRRMQGRGAWLTPSIAALDLAEQRRAFGRALRVSTKVDTGHVRTYLAGTAAGPDIYKED
- a CDS encoding DHH family phosphoesterase; its protein translation is MSLKSEFHQAAQLLEAAQTVSVIGHLRPDADAIGSVCATVSALRQMGKDAQGYIGQEDPMPENLLTIPGAAEVQFGTSLPESDLYVVCDCGSIERTGAFQEALTARAESTIVVDHHATNPGFAKVNLLDIEAESTTTILYEWFDSLSIQITPDIAHGLYAGLLTDTACFRWGRPIMHDMAKELMEFGLNIRSISAELLDQTSVDDLRLVGQIISKIELHQAGPYTLAVLVADYDTINGRSKAVVEGLIEMVRAVDGADFGAVFKEYTPGEFTVSLRSAQLSVGHLAVHLGGGGHIPAAGYTARGSEFEALDTLISATVTLGESLQRTSPATN
- a CDS encoding metallophosphoesterase family protein, which gives rise to MTTTLWAVADLHAAVKANADAIAKIQPRDPSDWLIVAGDVAERTELVLEVLARLRRRFAKVIWVPGNHELFSRSADRHQGRDKYTELVDGCRKIDVLTPEDPYLTFGGVTIVPLFTLYDYSFRRPGFTVEQAIQAARDRQVMMTDEFSIAPFVDIRAWCWDRLAYSIKRLSKTNGPTILINHWPLVVEPTQQMRWQELALWCGTRHTRGWAERYQAQAVIYGHLHMPGTTTINGIKHIEVSLGYPREWERWGSGHVWPVPVMEVENAG